One region of Haloterrigena salifodinae genomic DNA includes:
- a CDS encoding CoA-acylating methylmalonate-semialdehyde dehydrogenase: MSEQRERAVSPAVRDHVDNYVGGEWTTPASETSQPVVDPATGDELATVEHSTVETVDDAVQTANEAFEEWRQTPVVERVQYLFDLKTELENRLDEIATALSREHGKTIAEARGEIKRGIENVEVACGMPNMMREGSGNVEDVASGMDEHAVRQPLGVFTAITPFNFPAMIPLWFLPYAVASGNTFILKPSEKVPLSSQLIFEAVDAVDFPDGVVNLVNGGAETVNTLLEHDDIAGVSFVGSSPVAKHVYETAAQHGKRVQAQGGAKNYAVVTENAEVDDAVPNIIGSVYGNAGQRCLANDVVVGVGDVYDNLREQLIDAAENLTVGAGVDEETEVGPLITDDSRERVLGLIENALEEGAELVLDGRDFEHPELDGNFLGPTLLKGVTTDMEIAQEEIFGPVLCLAEAEDLDEAIEMVNSTKYGNASSLYTESGSEARQYKYEVDAGNIGINVGVCAPMGFFHFGGRKASFFGDLHAQGEDAVNFYTEKTIQIERWYS, translated from the coding sequence CGCCCGCGAGCGAGACGTCCCAGCCCGTCGTCGATCCCGCGACGGGAGACGAACTCGCGACGGTCGAGCACTCGACCGTCGAGACCGTCGACGACGCAGTACAGACCGCAAACGAAGCGTTCGAGGAGTGGCGACAGACGCCCGTCGTCGAGCGCGTCCAGTACCTCTTCGACCTGAAGACCGAACTCGAGAATCGGCTCGACGAAATCGCGACGGCCCTCTCCCGCGAGCACGGGAAGACCATCGCGGAGGCGCGCGGGGAGATCAAGCGCGGTATCGAGAACGTCGAAGTCGCCTGCGGAATGCCCAACATGATGCGCGAGGGCAGCGGCAACGTCGAGGACGTCGCATCCGGCATGGACGAGCACGCCGTCCGCCAACCCCTGGGCGTGTTCACCGCCATCACGCCGTTTAACTTCCCGGCGATGATCCCGCTGTGGTTCCTGCCGTACGCGGTCGCGTCCGGGAACACGTTCATCCTCAAGCCCAGCGAGAAGGTCCCGCTGAGCTCCCAGCTCATCTTCGAGGCCGTCGACGCGGTCGACTTCCCCGACGGCGTCGTCAACCTCGTCAACGGCGGCGCCGAGACCGTCAACACGCTGCTCGAGCACGACGATATCGCCGGCGTTTCCTTCGTCGGAAGCTCGCCCGTCGCCAAGCACGTCTACGAAACCGCCGCCCAGCACGGCAAGCGTGTCCAGGCCCAGGGCGGAGCGAAGAACTACGCCGTCGTCACCGAAAACGCGGAAGTCGACGACGCGGTGCCGAACATCATCGGCTCCGTCTACGGCAACGCCGGGCAGCGCTGTCTCGCCAACGACGTCGTCGTCGGCGTCGGCGACGTCTACGACAACCTCCGCGAGCAGTTGATCGACGCCGCGGAGAACCTCACTGTCGGCGCCGGCGTCGACGAGGAGACCGAAGTCGGCCCCCTGATTACCGACGACTCGCGCGAGCGCGTGCTCGGCCTGATCGAGAACGCGCTCGAGGAAGGCGCCGAACTCGTCCTCGACGGCCGGGACTTCGAACACCCCGAACTGGACGGCAACTTCCTCGGTCCGACGCTCCTCAAGGGCGTCACGACCGACATGGAGATCGCACAGGAAGAGATCTTCGGGCCGGTGCTCTGTCTCGCCGAGGCCGAGGACCTAGATGAGGCCATCGAGATGGTCAACTCGACGAAGTACGGCAACGCCTCCTCGCTCTACACCGAGTCCGGCAGCGAGGCTCGCCAGTACAAGTACGAGGTCGACGCGGGCAACATCGGGATCAACGTCGGCGTCTGCGCCCCGATGGGTTTCTTCCACTTCGGCGGCCGGAAGGCGTCGTTCTTCGGCGACCTCCACGCCCAGGGCGAGGACGCGGTCAACTTCTACACCGAGAAGACCATCCAGATCGAACGCTGGTACAGCTGA